A stretch of the Pelmatolapia mariae isolate MD_Pm_ZW linkage group LG23, Pm_UMD_F_2, whole genome shotgun sequence genome encodes the following:
- the mrps9 gene encoding 28S ribosomal protein S9, mitochondrial, producing MAASCVRTVGSFLGKCMKCSSSINTVATQVLLSRQVCVSSALWRKNLAAAGPEKFTLEYIQKQVEEYEIGKRHLANMMGEDPENFTQEDIDRSITYLFPSGLFEKKARPLMKHPDEIFPKQRAVQWGADGRPFHFLFYTGKQSYYSLMHDLYGKILKIEKHQDRLRTKGLFSQDAQLISLGPSRWLTKEELELLLVETISTHDYDRFIKLMEHMLAMPYSSTEDEFVQRYRRQLEAQSMKQMVPPLEKDENGMAFSTAEGRRKTSDSSVILRDCGSGHITVNGQDYLQYFPVLQDREQLMFPLQFMGVLGRFNLECTVSGGGRSSQAGALRLAISRALLSFLSEGDGEAMRQAGLLTPDPRVRERKKPGQEGARRKFTWKKR from the exons ATGGCGGCGTCCTGTGTGCGGACCGTGGGCTCGTTTCTGGGGAAATGTATGAAATGCAGTTCGAGTATAAACACAGTCGCCACGCAG GTGCTGCTGAGCAGGCAGGTATGTGTGAGCTCTGCCCTGTGGAGGAAGAACCTGGCGGCCGCTGGACCGGAGAAGTTCACCCTGGAGTACATCCAAAAGCAGGTGGAGGAGTACGAAATCGGGAAACGCCACCTGGCCAACATGATGGGAGAAGATCCCGAGAACTTCACCCAGGAGGACATCGAT AGAAGCATCACGTACCTTTTTCCCTCCGGCCTGTTTGAGAAGAAAGCTCGGCCGCTCATGAAG cATCCTGATGAAATCTTTCCCAAGCAAAGAG CTGTCCAGTGGGGAGCAGACGGGCGGccctttcacttcctgttttacacCGGCAAGCAGTCCTACTACTCCCTCATGCAT GATCTTTATGGCAAAATCCTGAAAATCGAGAAGCACCAAGACCGTCTGAGGACCAAAGGACTTTTCTCCCAGGATGCCCAGCTGAT CTCCCTCGGCCCGAGCCGGTGGCTGACAAAGGAGGAGCTGGAACTGTTACTAGTGGAGACCATCTCTACTCATGAT TACGACCGTTTTATCAAGCTGATGGAGCACATGCTCGCCATGCCGTACAGCAGCACGGAGGACGAGTTCGTCCAGCGATACCGTCGGCAGCTGGAGGCTCAGTCCATGAAGCAAATGGTGCCACCGCTGGAGAAGGATGAAAATGGCATGGCCTTCAGCACCGCGGAGG GTCGgaggaagacatcagactcatCAGTGATCCTGCGGGACTGCGGCTCAGGACACATTACCGTCAACGGCCAGGACTACCTCCAATACTTCCCCGTGCTGCAGGACAG AGAGCAGCTGATGTTCCCGTTGCAGTTCATGGGCGTGCTGGGCCGCTTCAACTTGGAGTGTACGGTGAGCGGCGGGGGCAGGTCGAGCCAGGCGGGGGCGCTGAGACTCGCCATTTCCCGTGCGCTGCTCAGCTTCCTGTCTGAGGGAGATGGGGAGGCGATGAGACAAG ctgGTCTGCTGACCCCCGACCCAAGAGTGAGGGAGAGGAAGAAGCCTGGACAGGAGGGAGCACGACGGAAATTCACCTGGAAGAAGCGCTGA